The following proteins come from a genomic window of Gemmatimonas sp.:
- a CDS encoding asparaginase has product MTHVIRVGRPTVALLAFVIGACARPGTSPAPVPSPAAPATAAPGSTAPAPSAPAPETGVAARQAAVVPNPNAPKVLVIATGGTIAGVQNAPGTLGGYRAGTLTAEQITASVPELARYARVETEQFSNVASTLVTPEMWVKLAKRINVVLQRGDLAGVVVTHGTDRLEETAFFLYLTVRSSKPVVVVGSQRPATGISPDGPINLLSAVRTAASPKAVQKGVMVVMDDRILSARESRKLYQRTGGFDTGDMGMLGVVASQGPEFFFAPVRRFGERSEFDLDGVDTLPKVELTMSYPGGTGQTFTTNPKGVVVATTGMTAAENATYRALRQTGVVVVTSFTSGENVNGGGGGGGGGDGPPPPAARVDTTAPRDSVARPAAPPVPPVPPAVVAQHLTATKARILLMVALTKTKDPREIQRIFNEY; this is encoded by the coding sequence ATGACGCATGTGATTCGAGTGGGTCGCCCGACTGTTGCGCTGCTGGCGTTCGTGATCGGCGCGTGCGCGCGACCTGGTACTTCTCCCGCCCCGGTGCCGAGTCCCGCCGCGCCCGCAACGGCCGCACCCGGATCGACCGCGCCGGCGCCTTCCGCGCCGGCGCCTGAGACAGGCGTTGCCGCGCGCCAGGCGGCCGTCGTCCCCAATCCCAACGCGCCCAAGGTGCTGGTCATTGCGACCGGCGGCACCATTGCCGGTGTGCAGAACGCGCCGGGTACGCTCGGGGGCTACCGCGCCGGTACGCTGACCGCCGAGCAGATTACGGCGTCGGTGCCGGAGCTCGCGCGTTATGCGCGGGTGGAAACCGAACAGTTCTCCAACGTGGCCAGCACACTGGTGACGCCGGAGATGTGGGTGAAGCTCGCCAAGCGCATCAACGTGGTGCTGCAGCGCGGCGATCTGGCTGGTGTGGTGGTCACGCACGGCACCGATCGGCTGGAAGAGACGGCGTTCTTTCTGTATCTCACCGTGCGCTCCAGCAAGCCGGTGGTGGTGGTGGGGTCGCAGCGTCCGGCCACGGGCATCAGCCCGGATGGTCCCATCAACCTGCTGAGTGCCGTGCGGACCGCCGCGTCGCCCAAGGCCGTACAGAAGGGTGTGATGGTGGTGATGGACGATCGCATTCTGTCGGCGCGCGAGTCGCGCAAGCTGTATCAGCGTACCGGCGGCTTCGATACCGGCGACATGGGGATGCTGGGTGTGGTGGCGTCGCAGGGGCCGGAATTCTTCTTTGCCCCGGTGCGTCGCTTCGGTGAACGGAGCGAGTTCGACCTGGATGGCGTGGATACGCTGCCCAAGGTCGAGCTGACGATGTCGTACCCCGGTGGCACGGGGCAGACGTTCACCACCAACCCGAAGGGCGTGGTGGTGGCTACGACGGGCATGACCGCCGCCGAGAACGCCACGTACCGCGCGCTGCGGCAGACGGGTGTGGTGGTGGTGACGTCGTTCACCTCGGGGGAGAATGTGAACGGTGGGGGTGGTGGTGGCGGCGGCGGCGATGGACCGCCACCGCCGGCGGCGCGCGTGGATACGACGGCGCCGCGTGATTCCGTGGCGCGTCCGGCGGCGCCGCCTGTACCACCGGTGCCGCCCGCCGTCGTTGCGCAGCACCTGACAGCCACCAAGGCGCGCATCCTGCTCATGGTCGCGCTCACCAAGACGAAGGATCCGCGCGAGATCCAGCGGATCTTCAACGAGTACTGA
- a CDS encoding MGMT family protein: MSTRPAHPSTRSTRARSAVAKRDGAPAPHVKTLTDAKGSSYPPGRMLIASPLAVQDELASVPEGRVITAPQLRARLARRFGADYTCPITTGIFLRIVAEAALEEARAGEVPVWRVVSENGALLDKLPGGPERQAARLQAEGVAVVRRRSRWFVDDMEHVAMTG; the protein is encoded by the coding sequence ATGTCCACTCGTCCTGCTCATCCTTCCACGCGATCGACGCGTGCGCGCAGTGCCGTGGCCAAGCGCGATGGGGCACCGGCACCGCACGTGAAAACGCTCACGGACGCGAAAGGCAGCAGCTATCCGCCCGGACGCATGCTCATCGCCTCACCGTTGGCGGTGCAGGACGAACTGGCCAGCGTGCCGGAAGGACGCGTGATCACGGCGCCACAGCTGCGTGCGCGCCTGGCTCGGCGGTTCGGCGCCGACTACACCTGTCCCATTACCACCGGCATCTTCCTGCGCATCGTGGCCGAGGCCGCGTTGGAAGAGGCGCGGGCCGGTGAGGTGCCCGTGTGGCGCGTCGTCTCGGAGAACGGGGCGCTGCTGGACAAGCTGCCCGGAGGCCCCGAGCGACAGGCGGCGCGTCTCCAGGCCGAGGGGGTGGCGGTGGTGCGCCGTCGCTCGCGCTGGTTCGTGGACGACATGGAGCACGTCGCCATGACGGGGTGA
- a CDS encoding glutamine synthetase III — translation MSNNNNSRIVALREISHRAPRHTPRPEENGVQLPTSAWFGMNTFGLRQMRAKMPKDVYKKLAASIRLGKKLDSDIAPVVAQVIKEWAISRGVTHFTHWFQPQTGLTAEKHDAFLTFDENGLPIETFSGEQLIQSEPDASSFPSGGLRATWEARGYTAWNPASPVFISETGGVKYLCIPSVFIGYNGEALDEMTPLLRSCDVLSARATELLGLIGDTGVLRVITTLGVEQEFFMIDRSHFALRPDLVMAGRTLVGSPPPRGQQLEDHYFGGIPERVQACISEVETELYKLGVPITTRHNEVAPSQFEMAPYFEDSEVAVDHNHLVMAILRKVALRHGLQALVHEKPFAGINGSGKHCNWSMAIAADNQLDGTNLLKPGKTPHQNIRFLLFLAAVLKGVHKHAGLLRAGIAVTGNEHRLGANEAPPAIISAFLGSGLTQVVEDIAAGKTSPTNAEQAMLKLGVAKLPEVEQDNTDRNRTSPFAFTGAKFEFRAVGASQSIAFPVMLLQAAVAEAIGELVDELKKEITTAKSTDDAALTVVRKAFKETAAVRFEGNNYSDEWVVEANRRGLLNLRRTPEALAQLLSDGAKALFDNTGILTQVELESRYHVRLERYVKDILIELHTLQQIVDTQVLPAAYAYLGQLAGAAGQGASAGINMQPIINAANATSKLVTTLQTKRAELAKVTAKAEHLHDDLAAQGVYLTTTACDTMAEVREASDALELTIADDQWPLPRYREMLFPV, via the coding sequence ATGTCCAACAACAACAACTCGCGCATCGTCGCCCTGCGCGAGATCTCGCACCGCGCCCCGCGCCACACCCCGCGCCCCGAAGAGAACGGCGTTCAGCTGCCCACCAGCGCCTGGTTCGGCATGAACACCTTCGGCCTGCGCCAGATGCGCGCGAAGATGCCCAAGGACGTGTACAAGAAGCTCGCGGCCTCCATCCGTCTCGGCAAAAAGCTCGACTCCGACATCGCCCCGGTCGTGGCGCAGGTCATCAAGGAGTGGGCGATCTCCCGCGGGGTGACCCACTTCACGCACTGGTTCCAGCCGCAGACCGGCCTTACCGCCGAAAAGCACGACGCCTTCCTCACCTTCGACGAGAACGGCCTCCCCATCGAGACCTTCTCGGGGGAGCAGCTCATCCAGTCGGAGCCCGACGCCTCGTCCTTCCCGTCGGGCGGCCTGCGCGCCACCTGGGAAGCACGCGGCTACACCGCCTGGAACCCCGCCTCGCCGGTGTTCATCAGCGAAACCGGGGGGGTCAAGTACCTCTGCATCCCGTCGGTCTTCATCGGCTACAACGGCGAAGCGCTCGATGAAATGACCCCGCTGCTCCGCAGCTGCGACGTGCTCTCCGCGCGCGCCACGGAGCTGCTGGGGCTCATCGGCGACACCGGCGTGCTGCGCGTGATCACCACGCTGGGTGTGGAGCAGGAGTTCTTCATGATCGACCGCAGCCATTTTGCGCTGCGCCCCGACCTCGTGATGGCCGGCCGCACCCTCGTGGGCTCGCCGCCGCCACGTGGCCAGCAGCTCGAAGACCACTACTTCGGGGGCATCCCCGAGCGCGTGCAGGCGTGCATCAGTGAAGTGGAAACGGAGCTCTACAAGCTCGGCGTGCCCATCACCACGCGTCACAACGAAGTCGCGCCCAGCCAGTTCGAAATGGCGCCGTACTTCGAGGACAGCGAAGTGGCGGTCGACCACAACCACCTGGTGATGGCGATTCTGCGCAAGGTCGCGCTGCGGCATGGCCTGCAGGCGCTCGTGCACGAAAAGCCGTTCGCCGGCATCAACGGATCGGGCAAGCACTGCAACTGGTCCATGGCCATCGCCGCCGACAATCAGCTCGACGGCACCAACCTGCTCAAGCCGGGCAAGACGCCGCACCAGAACATCCGCTTCCTGCTCTTCCTGGCGGCGGTGCTCAAGGGCGTGCACAAGCACGCCGGGCTGCTGCGCGCCGGCATTGCCGTGACCGGCAACGAACACCGCCTCGGCGCCAACGAAGCGCCGCCGGCCATCATCTCGGCGTTCCTCGGCAGCGGCCTTACGCAAGTGGTGGAAGACATCGCCGCCGGCAAGACGTCGCCCACCAACGCCGAGCAGGCCATGCTCAAACTGGGCGTGGCCAAGCTGCCCGAGGTGGAGCAGGACAACACCGATCGCAACCGCACGTCGCCCTTCGCCTTCACCGGTGCCAAGTTCGAATTCCGCGCCGTGGGCGCGTCGCAGAGCATCGCCTTCCCGGTCATGCTGCTGCAGGCCGCGGTGGCCGAGGCCATTGGTGAACTCGTGGACGAGCTGAAGAAGGAAATCACGACGGCCAAGAGCACCGACGACGCCGCGCTCACCGTGGTGCGCAAGGCGTTCAAGGAAACCGCCGCCGTGCGCTTCGAGGGCAACAACTACTCCGACGAGTGGGTGGTGGAAGCCAATCGCCGCGGGCTGCTCAACCTGCGTCGCACCCCCGAAGCGCTCGCGCAGCTGCTGAGCGACGGCGCCAAGGCGCTCTTCGACAACACCGGCATCCTCACGCAGGTCGAGCTCGAAAGCCGCTACCACGTGCGTCTCGAGCGCTACGTGAAGGACATCCTCATCGAGCTGCATACGCTGCAGCAGATCGTGGATACGCAGGTGCTGCCGGCCGCCTACGCCTATCTCGGGCAGCTGGCGGGCGCGGCTGGCCAGGGGGCGTCGGCGGGGATCAACATGCAGCCCATCATCAACGCGGCCAACGCCACGTCGAAGCTGGTGACCACCCTGCAGACCAAGCGGGCCGAGCTGGCCAAGGTGACGGCCAAGGCCGAGCATCTGCACGACGACCTCGCCGCGCAGGGCGTGTATCTCACCACGACTGCGTGCGACACGATGGCCGAGGTGCGTGAGGCGAGCGATGCGCTGGAGCTGACGATTGCCGACGACCAGTGGCCGCTGCCGCGCTACCGCGAGATGCTGTTCCCGGTCTGA
- a CDS encoding HDOD domain-containing protein → MSDFALVRQPVFGGTGSLLGYDIRFHETEGAGSFAQSFLNGTFDLVRNRLPAFVSATRDQLLGDAFLVAEPGSVIVMLPAWLTPDTEVNEALERLRAAGAQLAIDEVGAEPVPAEAFLPLVQWVRVDSRSGDPATVNAICDRLTAQGSSLRLVAAHVEELDQYEATLERGFDGFQGTFFSRPEPLPTADMPQSTVAAMRLMGLARDQTVSDRQLEDVIATDPVLTFQLIRLVNSAALGGRGVASIGQALRLTGRSAFLRWLAVAVAAARKCTSGVDQELVRQAVERGRLCEQLVGSRRDAGTLFLVGLFSLLDAVFRMPLADILERVALSAEANEALIDRTGPYADAINFAESYELGLFENASEIAREMGVDPAKVGEFYTNAITWAAQALGASLESQAAAPVKKAS, encoded by the coding sequence ATGTCCGACTTTGCTCTCGTTCGCCAACCGGTTTTCGGTGGAACCGGCTCCCTGCTCGGGTACGACATCCGGTTTCACGAGACCGAAGGGGCGGGTTCCTTCGCGCAGAGCTTCCTGAACGGCACCTTCGACCTGGTGCGCAATCGCCTCCCGGCGTTCGTGTCCGCCACGCGGGACCAGTTGCTTGGCGATGCGTTTCTGGTGGCAGAGCCCGGGTCGGTCATCGTCATGCTCCCCGCCTGGCTCACGCCTGACACGGAGGTCAACGAGGCCCTCGAGCGCCTGCGCGCCGCCGGCGCCCAGCTGGCGATCGACGAGGTGGGGGCGGAGCCCGTGCCCGCCGAGGCGTTCCTGCCCTTGGTACAGTGGGTGCGCGTGGATTCGCGCAGTGGCGATCCGGCCACGGTCAACGCCATTTGCGATCGCCTCACGGCGCAGGGGTCGTCGCTGCGACTTGTGGCGGCGCACGTGGAGGAGCTCGACCAGTACGAAGCCACCCTCGAACGCGGCTTTGACGGCTTCCAGGGCACCTTCTTCAGCCGCCCCGAGCCGCTCCCCACGGCCGACATGCCACAGAGCACCGTGGCCGCCATGCGTCTCATGGGGCTCGCGCGTGATCAGACGGTCAGCGATCGCCAGCTCGAGGACGTGATTGCCACCGACCCGGTGCTCACCTTCCAGCTGATCCGTCTGGTGAACAGTGCCGCGCTGGGCGGGCGTGGGGTGGCGAGCATCGGTCAGGCGCTGCGCCTCACTGGCCGCAGCGCGTTCCTCCGGTGGCTGGCCGTCGCCGTGGCCGCCGCGCGCAAGTGCACGAGCGGCGTGGACCAGGAGCTCGTCCGGCAGGCCGTGGAACGCGGGCGCCTGTGCGAACAGCTGGTGGGCAGCCGCCGCGACGCCGGGACGCTCTTCCTCGTGGGCCTGTTCTCATTGCTCGACGCGGTCTTCCGCATGCCGCTGGCGGATATCCTCGAGCGGGTGGCGCTCAGTGCCGAAGCCAACGAGGCGCTCATCGATCGCACCGGCCCCTATGCCGACGCGATCAACTTTGCGGAATCGTACGAGTTGGGGCTGTTCGAGAACGCCTCGGAGATCGCGCGGGAGATGGGCGTGGACCCGGCGAAGGTGGGCGAGTTCTACACCAATGCCATCACGTGGGCGGCGCAAGCCCTGGGCGCATCGCTGGAGAGTCAGGCGGCGGCGCCGGTCAAGAAGGCCAGCTGA
- a CDS encoding alpha/beta fold hydrolase, which translates to MSPHQAGLRHLTAQSGGRALPLIALYPTDAPEQPQALGPYTVRAAADAPVRAGVHPVVLISHGNNGSPLTHRDTATYLARHGFVVLLPEHVGNSRSDTSLDGTIERLRVRPQQVHDAFAALQHDDELGAHVDPHWRAIVGHSIGACTALAAAGGAPVNTPFDTPLEAPRRLEVTHTPGLRALVLLAPAAGWFMPPASLHEVTVPVLLLRGEADTVTPAFHADIIRDALPPNAPLHEEVVPGAGHFSFQTPFPPALVSPAFPPAHDPPGFDRATYHGQLNRQIAAFLEPLQRPYI; encoded by the coding sequence ATGTCACCCCATCAGGCCGGACTCCGGCATCTCACGGCCCAGTCGGGCGGACGCGCGCTCCCGCTCATCGCCCTGTATCCCACGGACGCGCCCGAGCAGCCGCAGGCGCTTGGCCCCTACACCGTGCGCGCGGCCGCCGATGCACCGGTACGGGCCGGGGTGCACCCGGTCGTGCTCATCAGCCATGGCAACAACGGGTCGCCGCTGACCCACCGCGACACCGCCACCTACCTCGCGCGCCACGGCTTCGTGGTGCTGCTCCCCGAGCATGTGGGCAACAGCCGCAGCGATACGTCGCTCGACGGCACCATCGAGCGGCTCCGGGTCCGCCCGCAGCAGGTGCACGATGCCTTCGCGGCGCTGCAGCACGACGACGAGCTCGGGGCCCATGTCGACCCGCACTGGCGGGCCATCGTGGGGCATTCCATTGGCGCCTGCACCGCGCTGGCCGCCGCCGGCGGCGCGCCCGTGAACACGCCCTTCGATACGCCCCTCGAGGCGCCACGGCGGCTGGAGGTGACCCACACGCCGGGGCTCCGGGCGCTGGTGCTGCTCGCCCCCGCCGCGGGGTGGTTCATGCCCCCCGCCAGCCTGCACGAGGTGACCGTGCCCGTGCTGCTGCTGCGCGGCGAGGCCGATACCGTCACCCCCGCCTTCCATGCGGACATCATCCGCGACGCCCTCCCCCCCAACGCGCCGCTCCACGAGGAGGTGGTGCCGGGCGCCGGGCACTTCAGCTTTCAGACGCCCTTCCCGCCGGCGCTGGTCTCCCCCGCCTTCCCGCCAGCCCACGACCCCCCGGGCTTCGACCGCGCCACCTACCACGGACAGCTCAACCGGCAGATCGCGGCCTTTCTGGAGCCGCTGCAGCGCCCGTACATCTGA
- a CDS encoding AraC family transcriptional regulator produces the protein MTQTSWADRILRVLDAIHGNLDGDLDPAALATVAGFSLHHFHRVFRGMIGESVMQYIRRQRLERAAFRLRHVGGEVSATAFAHGYDSHEAFTRAFRAHFGVPPREYRDQQRAASDVAVVSAERRVEPPRRLLTCRFTGPYDACAPAWEQLMGVAVGVPGVRLDRPTLGLVYDDPEITAPEHCRYDAAVELDASTVLPTLPPGVVARTIDGGTYAVLVHAGSYDTILDSYVALLGRWLPRQGWNLANEPVVERYVVPFGSAAPDDLRTDVCVRLA, from the coding sequence ATGACACAGACCAGCTGGGCAGACCGGATCCTGCGCGTTCTCGATGCCATTCACGGAAATCTGGACGGCGATCTCGACCCCGCCGCCCTGGCGACCGTTGCCGGATTCTCGCTGCATCACTTCCACCGCGTCTTCCGCGGCATGATCGGCGAATCAGTCATGCAGTACATCCGCCGCCAGCGACTCGAGCGCGCGGCGTTTCGTCTGCGCCACGTGGGTGGCGAGGTGTCGGCGACGGCCTTTGCGCACGGGTACGACAGTCACGAGGCGTTTACACGTGCGTTCCGCGCCCACTTCGGCGTACCGCCCCGGGAGTATCGCGACCAGCAGCGCGCGGCGAGCGACGTTGCCGTCGTGTCGGCAGAGCGCCGCGTCGAGCCCCCGCGCCGACTGCTCACGTGCCGTTTCACGGGCCCGTACGACGCGTGCGCGCCGGCCTGGGAGCAGCTGATGGGCGTGGCCGTTGGTGTCCCGGGGGTGCGACTCGATCGTCCCACCCTGGGACTCGTATACGACGACCCCGAGATCACGGCGCCCGAACACTGCCGCTACGATGCCGCCGTGGAGCTCGATGCGTCCACGGTGCTGCCCACCCTGCCGCCGGGGGTGGTGGCGCGTACCATTGATGGTGGTACCTACGCGGTACTGGTGCACGCGGGCTCATACGATACCATCCTCGACAGTTATGTCGCGCTGCTCGGGCGGTGGTTGCCGCGTCAGGGGTGGAATCTGGCCAACGAACCGGTCGTCGAGCGGTACGTCGTGCCGTTCGGGTCGGCCGCACCCGATGACCTGCGCACGGACGTCTGCGTCCGTTTGGCTTGA
- the ggt gene encoding gamma-glutamyltransferase: protein MPRCPLRTFAPIAALLLTSPAGALGAQDRSQSRSMVQSHLGVVASESVLASQVGARILEQGGNAVDAAIAVNAMMGLVAPMNDGIGGDLFAIYYEAKTGTLYGLNASGWAPKALTAEYLRAKGNTRMPQRGIDAATVPGAVKGWEALRTRFGRLPFTQILAPAIQYAQTGFPVGEVVSVYWKDSEEVLRADAATAKTFLPGGKLPRVGDMFRNPELAWTYRQIAAQGAKAFYTGNVAAKLLASSKTHGGTMTAADLAEYDVEWVTPISTTYRGWTVYELPPNGQGIAALMMLNMMEQFDLKAMGHNSVQALHHMIEAKKLAYADMQRYDADPRFAKIPVSGLISKTYGVARAKLISASMANCNVPVGTPEGTDNGTTYLSVVDKEGNLISFIQSNYSTVGFGAGLTVADAGFVWHNRGGGFSLDAASPNLIAGRKRPLHTIIPGFMEKGDEKIAFGIMGGWNQSQAHAQFVANLVDFGMNIQGALDAPRFSKETFPGCDVNFEARIAKSTRDSLAAMGHEIVMRGDYSSTRMGAGQAVQRHFVTKVNSGASDPRKDGAAIAEMIVAAPAKRN from the coding sequence ATGCCCCGTTGCCCGCTCCGGACGTTCGCGCCCATCGCCGCCCTGCTGCTCACCTCGCCGGCCGGCGCCCTTGGGGCGCAGGACCGCTCGCAGTCCCGCTCCATGGTCCAGTCCCATCTGGGCGTCGTGGCCAGTGAGAGCGTGCTGGCGTCGCAGGTGGGCGCCCGCATTCTCGAACAGGGGGGGAACGCGGTGGACGCCGCCATTGCGGTGAACGCCATGATGGGGCTGGTGGCCCCCATGAACGACGGGATTGGCGGCGATCTCTTCGCCATCTACTACGAAGCGAAGACGGGGACGCTGTACGGGCTCAACGCGTCGGGATGGGCGCCGAAGGCGCTCACGGCCGAGTATCTGCGCGCCAAGGGGAACACGCGCATGCCGCAGCGTGGCATCGACGCGGCCACGGTACCGGGTGCCGTGAAGGGGTGGGAGGCGCTGCGCACGCGCTTCGGCCGCCTGCCCTTCACGCAGATTCTCGCGCCGGCCATTCAGTATGCACAAACCGGTTTCCCGGTGGGCGAAGTGGTGAGTGTGTACTGGAAGGACAGCGAAGAGGTGCTGCGGGCCGACGCAGCCACGGCGAAGACGTTCCTGCCTGGCGGGAAGCTGCCGCGCGTGGGCGACATGTTCCGGAATCCCGAGCTGGCGTGGACGTACCGCCAGATTGCCGCGCAGGGAGCGAAGGCGTTCTACACGGGCAATGTGGCGGCCAAGCTGCTGGCGAGTTCGAAGACACACGGTGGCACCATGACCGCCGCCGACCTGGCCGAGTACGACGTGGAGTGGGTGACGCCCATTTCCACCACGTATCGCGGCTGGACGGTGTACGAGCTGCCCCCCAACGGGCAGGGGATCGCCGCGCTCATGATGCTCAACATGATGGAGCAGTTCGACCTCAAGGCGATGGGGCACAACTCCGTGCAGGCGCTGCACCACATGATCGAAGCGAAGAAGCTGGCGTACGCCGACATGCAGCGGTACGACGCCGATCCGCGTTTTGCGAAGATTCCGGTGAGCGGGCTCATCTCCAAGACGTACGGTGTGGCGCGCGCGAAGCTGATCAGCGCGTCGATGGCCAACTGCAACGTGCCGGTGGGGACGCCGGAAGGCACGGACAACGGTACGACGTATCTGAGCGTGGTGGACAAGGAAGGGAACCTCATCTCCTTCATTCAAAGCAACTACAGCACCGTGGGCTTCGGTGCGGGGCTCACGGTGGCCGACGCCGGCTTCGTCTGGCACAATCGCGGTGGCGGGTTCTCACTCGACGCGGCGAGTCCCAATCTCATTGCGGGGCGTAAGCGGCCGTTGCACACCATCATCCCCGGCTTCATGGAGAAGGGCGACGAGAAGATCGCCTTCGGCATCATGGGCGGATGGAATCAATCGCAGGCGCACGCGCAGTTCGTGGCGAACCTCGTGGACTTCGGCATGAACATTCAGGGCGCGCTCGATGCGCCGCGGTTTTCGAAGGAAACGTTCCCCGGGTGCGATGTGAACTTTGAAGCGCGCATTGCGAAGAGCACGCGCGATTCTCTGGCGGCCATGGGGCACGAGATCGTGATGCGTGGTGACTACTCCAGCACGCGCATGGGGGCAGGGCAAGCGGTGCAGCGCCATTTCGTCACGAAGGTCAACTCGGGCGCGTCGGACCCGCGCAAGGATGGGGCGGCGATTGCGGAGATGATCGTGGCGGCGCCGGCAAAGCGAAACTGA
- a CDS encoding L,D-transpeptidase family protein, with product MGPVALMYRVVAAALLCASLVHSASPQSARPQSARPQLATPPPRAVPGLPATTIEAVVRSLDPSAADGHDRPLLHAIIRFYTGRRFTPAWTDARGLTVAGAGLTQALATANDEGLDARAYDVQTPDPRDTAALARADVRLSFLALRFAEDLAVGLAVPGAIHRDHAFVRPRLHGDSLLRALRNAADANRALLAAAPATPGYVRLREALHQLRAIEQRGGWDTLPAGPTLRLGMSGARVAQLHQLLRQRGDLEGAHREDSTATFDSALAVAVARFQERHGLTVDTLAGRATAAALNVPVRDRIEQVRLGMERTRWLPAVTGNRWITVNLADYMAFVFDDGQPVFATRVVIGDRNHKTPMFVDTLTTIVLNPAWNVPPSIAAKEILPRLRREPDYLERNHMIRVGGDIQQVPGPWNALGQIAFLFPNRFNVYMHDTPAKALFALPDRAHSHGCIRVQRPHELATLLLEADGGTRARLDSVIATGRRTAVLLKTPVPVRITYATAFADRDGTLQFRPDVYGRDALLARALVLEHQRPLPAPLR from the coding sequence ATGGGACCCGTTGCCCTGATGTACCGCGTGGTCGCCGCGGCACTACTCTGCGCCAGCCTCGTGCATTCGGCATCGCCGCAGTCGGCTCGGCCGCAGTCGGCTCGGCCGCAGTTGGCAACGCCGCCGCCGCGCGCGGTGCCTGGGCTGCCCGCCACTACCATTGAAGCGGTCGTACGCTCGCTTGACCCGTCGGCCGCCGACGGGCACGACCGGCCCCTGCTGCATGCGATCATCCGATTCTACACCGGCCGGCGCTTCACCCCGGCGTGGACCGATGCCCGCGGGCTCACGGTCGCCGGCGCAGGCCTGACGCAGGCGCTGGCCACGGCCAACGACGAGGGGCTCGACGCACGCGCCTACGACGTCCAGACGCCCGATCCGCGAGACACCGCCGCACTCGCCCGCGCCGATGTGCGGCTGTCGTTCCTCGCCCTCCGCTTCGCCGAGGATCTCGCCGTAGGGCTCGCGGTGCCGGGCGCCATCCACCGCGACCACGCATTCGTCCGCCCGCGCCTGCATGGGGACTCGTTGCTCCGCGCCCTACGCAACGCAGCCGACGCCAATCGCGCCCTGCTCGCCGCGGCGCCTGCGACACCGGGCTATGTGCGGCTGCGCGAGGCGCTGCATCAACTCCGCGCCATCGAACAGCGCGGCGGCTGGGATACGCTCCCCGCCGGCCCCACGCTGCGACTCGGCATGTCGGGGGCGCGCGTGGCGCAGCTGCACCAGCTGCTGCGGCAGCGCGGCGATCTGGAGGGGGCGCACCGCGAAGACAGCACGGCCACCTTCGACTCGGCGCTGGCCGTGGCCGTGGCGCGGTTCCAGGAGCGGCACGGCCTCACCGTGGACACCCTGGCGGGTCGCGCGACCGCTGCCGCGCTCAACGTGCCCGTGCGCGACCGGATCGAGCAGGTGCGCCTCGGCATGGAGCGCACCCGATGGCTCCCCGCGGTGACGGGGAATCGGTGGATCACCGTGAATCTGGCCGACTACATGGCGTTCGTCTTCGACGATGGCCAGCCCGTGTTTGCCACGCGGGTGGTCATTGGCGACCGGAATCACAAGACGCCGATGTTCGTGGACACGCTCACCACCATCGTGCTCAACCCGGCGTGGAACGTGCCGCCCAGCATCGCCGCGAAGGAGATTCTCCCCAGGCTACGGCGGGAGCCCGACTACCTCGAACGGAATCACATGATTCGGGTGGGCGGCGACATCCAGCAGGTGCCAGGGCCGTGGAACGCCCTGGGTCAGATCGCCTTCCTGTTTCCGAACCGCTTCAACGTGTACATGCACGACACGCCGGCCAAGGCGCTGTTTGCGCTACCCGATCGTGCCCACTCGCACGGCTGCATTCGCGTGCAGCGCCCGCACGAACTCGCCACGTTGCTGCTCGAGGCCGACGGGGGGACGCGCGCCCGCCTCGACTCGGTCATCGCCACCGGCCGCCGCACGGCGGTACTGCTCAAGACGCCGGTGCCGGTGCGGATCACGTATGCCACCGCGTTCGCCGACCGTGACGGCACGCTGCAGTTCCGCCCCGACGTCTACGGGCGCGACGCCCTGTTGGCGCGAGCGCTGGTCCTCGAACACCAGCGCCCCCTGCCCGCCCCGCTCAGGTAG